One window of Amaranthus tricolor cultivar Red isolate AtriRed21 chromosome 11, ASM2621246v1, whole genome shotgun sequence genomic DNA carries:
- the LOC130826477 gene encoding uncharacterized protein LOC130826477: MSNDERFAEMALTIQQLSQTVARLAMNQQEGIPIHNHERTTEDKTLRLDISEFGGTTHNPEDYLEWEARLERYFEFKGTSEEQQYKLAKIKLTKLAAIWLEGIQKQRRREDRDRIHTWTKLKKHLCRKYVPSSYRQNLFVQWSTLKQGSKTVADYIQEWEKLSVLYDVNEPEEMKVGKFIGGLREDLREKLEVMQHLTLNTACDSALTYEKYAKKRATYAQQHEPTLPRTNIAGNSTNRGVSTSIVSKDSSTATPIKPKDRSNAQMKDVVCFKCHGHGHYRNECPNARAFTNIEWTEINSRERTPRAMLVAKDGEEQVILPPTPADEQEGSYILTNLGTLQRTQPGDTESSESEGEKIEQIYPEEGHYHLLIRRNFHATPKEKSMDQRESVFRTKCRIQDHVCSLVIDGGSEVNCVSSQLVHDLKLNTKSHPNQYKLRWLDQRAEGFVKKQCLVNLAIGSYSDEVLCDVVDMNVCHILLGRPWQHTKHSIHNGFTNVYTIQHNGKMKELIPLPPCKTLTTTATQNKASCIVARVGYYNETQHGREPVHLVRRKIKEDKAQQQSTTLDPLEDKASDLGVVQPVTDDVNKPQQKSSLTCCEVSGFYFIEDTITDFSYCCRYHMNVEHQAKEMIPIQRVSQRDPTNTRGDSIQGTMHEGTQTALLLHPLINYKTSKTFSLKNIKRHEGNAELRTILFKEGGIDAIMKSPQSNIKLGHNCITTLTKYFKSSCTKLAGPCLYKGNHPQFGLSMNMGSIQGQIRTQGSIPIYVRPNRKLAQCKQVTKQTEHQPGEQLTLRALKHPAWCVCEHETSRHGIFGHGRRVQDSKNTQRDLTKPRGTAARSPTRQFLDMG, encoded by the coding sequence ATGAGTAATGATGAAAGATTTGCTGAAATGGCCTTGACCATCCAACAACTCTCACAAACAGTAGCTAGATTAGCCATGAACCAACAAGAGGGAATACCCATACATAACCATGAAAGAACCACAGAAGACAAAACTCTTCGATTGGATATTTCTGAATTTGGGGGAACAACACACAACCCTGAAGACTACTTGGAATGGGAGGCTAGACTGGAGAGGTACTTTGAGTTTAAAGGGACTTCTGAAGAGCAGCAATACAAATTGGCAAAAATCAAACTAACCAAACTAGCAGCCATATGGCTTGAGGGGATTCAAAAGCAAAGAAGGAGGGAAGATAGGGATAGAATTCACACATGGACCAAGCTTAAGAAACACCTATGCAGGAAGTATGTACCCTCCTCTTACAGGCAAAACCTCTTTGTACAATGGAGTACCCTCAAGCAAGGGAGCAAAACAGTGGCTGACTATATACAGGAGTGGGAGAAATTATCCGTGCTCTATGATGTAAACGAACCAGAGGAAATGAAGGTGGGTAAGTTCATAGGAGGCTTGAGAGAGGATTTGAGGGAGAAACTTGAAGTAATGCAGCACTTGACTCTCAATACAGCCTGTGACAGTGCCTTAACCTATGAAAAATATGCTAAGAAGAGGGCTACCTATGCACAGCAACATGAACCCACTTTGCCTAGGACTAACATAGCAGGTAACTCAACAAATAGGGGAGTAAGTACCAGCATAGTTAGCAAGGACTCAAGCACAGCAACACCTATTAAACCCAAGGACAGGTCTAATGCACAAATGAAAGATGTTGTGTGTTTCAAATGCCATGGTCATGGGCACTATAGGAATGAATGTCCCAATGCGAGGGCTTTCACCAACATAGAGTGGACTGAAATCAACAGCAGGGAGAGGACACCTAGGGCCATGTTAGTAGCTAAGGATGGAGAGGAACAAGTGATACTACCACCTACACCTGCTGATGAACAAGAGGGTTCATATATACTAACTAACCTAGGCACACTTCAAAGGACTCAACCTGGAGACACTGAGAGTAGTGAGTCAGAGGGAGAAAAAATCGAGCAAATATACCCTGAGGAAGGTCATTACCACCTGCTAATACGAAGGAATTTCCATGCCAcaccaaaagaaaaatcaatggACCAAAGGGAAAGTGTGTTCAGGACCAAATGCAGAATACAGGACCATGTGTGCAGCCTTGTGATTGATGGAGGAAGCGAGGTTAATTGTGTGAGCAGTCAGCTGGtgcatgatttaaaattaaacactAAAAGCCACCCAAATCAATATAAGTTACGCTGGTTAGACCAAAGGGCTGAAGGTTTTGTGAAAAAACAGTGCTTAGTTAACCTTGCCATAGGATCTTACAGTGATGAAGTGTTATGTGATGTAGTAGATATGAACGTATGCCACATATTGCTGGGGAGACCCTGGCAGCATACCAAACATTCCATACATAATGGATTTACCAACGTCTACACTATCCAACATAATGGAAAAATGAAAGAACTTATACCCTTACCCCCATGTAAGACACTTACTACCACCGCTACACAGAACAAAGCAAGCTGTATTGTGGCTAGGGTAGGATACTACAATGAAACTCAACATGGGAGAGAACCTGTGCACCTGGTCAGGAGGAAAATTAAGGAGGATAAAGCTCAACAGCAGTCTACAACCCTAGACCCATTAGAAGATAAAGCATCTGATCTAGGTGTTGTTCAACCTGTGACTGATGATGTGAATAAACCACAGCAAAAAAGCTCACTGACATGCTGTGAGGTAAGTGGGTTTTATTTCATCGAGGACACTATTACTGACTTTTCTTATTGCTGTAGGTACCATATGAATGTTGAACACCAAGCTAAGGAAATGATACCCATACAAAGAGTCAGCCAAAGGGATCCCACCAACACAAGAGGAGACAGCATACAAGGGACAATGCATGAAGGAACTCAGACTGCATTACTGTTGCACCCCCTGATCAACTATAAAACTTCGAAGACTTTCAGCTTGAAGAACATAAAGAGGCATGAAGGCAacgcagaattgaggacaattctgttTAAAGAAGGAGGGATTGATGCAATTATGAAGAGCCCACAATCCAATATCAAGCTAGGGCATAATTGCATCACAACACTAACCAAGTACTTCAAATCTTCATGCACTAAACTTGCTGGTCCTTGCTTATACAAGGGAAATCATCCTCAATTTGGGCTAAGCATGAACATGGGATCAATACAAGGACAAATAAGAACACAAGGAAGCATCCCAATATACGTTAGACCAAACAGAAAGCTGGCCCAATGCAAACAAGTGACAAAACAAACAGAACACCAACCTGGCGAACAGCTCACCTTGCGAGCATTAAAGCATCCAGCCTGGTGTGTGTGTGAGCATGAAACTTCGAGGCATGGCATCTTTGGACATGGAAGAAGAGTCCAAGACTCAAAGAACACACAGAGAGACCTCACAAAGCCCAGGGGAACAGCTGCAAGGTCCCCCACTCGCCAGTTTCTAGACATGGGTTGA